Proteins encoded together in one Tripterygium wilfordii isolate XIE 37 chromosome 14, ASM1340144v1, whole genome shotgun sequence window:
- the LOC120015173 gene encoding protein TAB2 homolog, chloroplastic, which translates to MATVSFNPTSIKTQSIQSQKPGSRFLFRAKPSKIPFTFSTKPYKTASKLLHFRLQSVSESSVSVQKEEEIDEVEDDPTAEMSYFDPETDPSSLVEWELDFCSRPILDIRGKKVWELVVCDNSLSLQYTKYFPNNVINSVTLKDAILSISDDLGIPMPEKIRFFRLQMQTIINKACNELGIKPIPSKRCLSLLLWLEERYETVYTRHPGFQKGSKPLLALDNPFPMNLPDNLFGEKWAFVQLPFSAVREETSSLEKSSMFGAGLDLDLLGIEADDKMLIPGLAVASSRALPLAAWMNGLEVCSIEADTSRGCLILSVGISTRYVYATYDKTPVTTSEAEAWEAAKKASGGLHFLAIQEDLDSEDCVGFWLLLDLPPPPV; encoded by the exons ATGGCTACTGTGAGCTTCAATCCGACGAGTATCAAAACCCAATCAATCCAATCTCAAAAACCCGGCTCCAGATTCTTGTTCCGTGCGAAACCATCAAAAATCCCATTTACGTTCTCTACAAAACCTTACAAAACAGCTTCAAAATTGCTCCATTTTCGCTTACAGTCGGTGTCTGAAAGCTCTGTCTCAGTGCAAAAGGAAGAGGAAATTGATGAAGTTGAAGACGACCCAACTGCAGAAATGAGTTATTTTGATCCAGAAACCGATCCGAGTAGCCTTGTGGAATGGGAGCTGGATTTCTGTTCCAGGCCAATACTTGATATCAGAGGGAAGAAGGTTTGGGAGCTTGTTGTGTGTGATAATTCATTGTCACTTCAATATACAAAGTACTTTCCTAATAATGTTATCAACAGTGTTACTCTGAAGGATGCTATTTTGTCTATTAGTGATGATCTTGGAATACCCATGCCGGAGAAAATCCGGTTTTTCAG GTTACAGATGCAGACAATTATAAATAAAGCTTGTAATGAGCTCGGTATCAAGCCTATTCCTAGTAAACGG TGTTTATCGCTACTACTATGGTTGGAAGAACGATATGAGACTGTCTATACCCGTCATCCTGGTTTTCAAAAGGGATCTAAACCACTTCTGGCATTAGATAACCCTTTCCCGATGAATCTTCCAGATAATTTGTTTGGGGAGAAATGGGCCTTTGTCCAATTACCTTTTTCAG CTGTTCGAGAGGAAACCTCATCATTAGAGAAAAGCTCTATGTTTGGTGCCGGTCTAGATTTGGATTTATTGGGAATTGAAGCTGATGACAAGATGCTGATTCCTGGACTCGCTGTTGCATCTTCGCGTGCATTGCCACTAGCAG CTTGGATGAACGGACTAGAAGTATGTTCAATTGAAGCGGACACTTCTCGTGGTTGCTTGATTCTCTCTGTTGGAATCTCTACTCGCTATGTCTACGCTACCTACGACAAAACACCCGTGACAACAAGTGAGGCTGAAGCTTGGGAAGCAGCAAAGAAGGCTTCTGGAGGATTACATTTCCTTGCCATACAAGAAGACTTAGATTCGGAGGACTGTGTCGGGTTTTGGCTTTTACTGGATTTGCCTCCTCCACCTGTATGA
- the LOC120015181 gene encoding uncharacterized protein LOC120015181 produces the protein MAFHVACPITCRRICYCTLGFPRDLQGAKGKTGFLDEVSRIEEFLRDPWGIRALREGTVQVSVPKVEPVVVPAAAPIGVLNGAAGGGDAAEEAASAQHKRVALQRKAAATMVAAEDYARRFEAGDIAVASKDAAVDEQSHSSINVMCRICFLGETEGSERAKKMLSCKSCGKKYHRSCLKAWAQNRDLFHWSSWSCPSCRICEVCRRTGDPNKFVFCKRCDGAYHCYCQHPPHKNVSSGPYLCPKHTRCHSCGSNVPGNGLSVRWFLGYTCCDACGRLFVKGNYCPVCLKVYRDSESTPMVCCDVCQRWVHCHCDGISDEKYLQFQVDGNLQYKCSTCRGECYQVKDLEDAVQELWRRRDIADRDLTASLRASAGLPTQEEIFSISPYSDDEDNGPDLLKNEFGRSIKVSLKGLVDKSPKKNKEFGKKSSKMSAKRKGYEESLVSKMEPRQRFGGQNDTHSFRHSMGDDKNNNVQSHQSRSDVRSSPIAGMASRSEGICINQPVVLKQKFVNEVMVNDEDRTSRIVKIKSNKPLSTDTEDDAGRLDGELKTVKKKKLVINLGPRKINVTNSPRSDASSCQREQDLVIANDSEDTGRQRMNEKFLVDRDEGTTKFGNGDKIDYSGQVKGLKFSGREGNLIKFGKLRSEGSDLNPKSGRGIADGCEANSSEHTHTSSAKRSIEGSRVAVVPAAESATLRSDKAFTGKQYERRPERHVESNDGRGDTTVSHALPKDPKPLLRFKFKKPNLENQNSWTSNPEEEKSLIKGQRSKRKRPSCSVDKACVNVDEDVQQLHPGSLMEEMMDANWILKKLGRDAIGKRVEVNQPSDNSWHKGTVTDSNEGTSISVTLDDGRVKTLELGKQGVRFVPQKQKRSKA, from the exons ATGGCCTTTCACGTAGCTTGCCCAATTACATG TCGCCGAATCTGCTATTGCACGCTAGGGTTTCCGCGAGATCTCCAGGGGGCGAAGGGGAAGACCGGCTTCTTGGACGAGGTTTCGAGAATCGAGGAGTTCCTGAGGGATCCTTGGGGAATTAGGGCTTTGAGGGAGGGTACTGTTCAGGTCTCGGTCCCTAAGGTTGAGCCAGTTGTCGTGCCTGCTGCTGCTCCGATTGGTGTTTTGAATGGAGCTGCTGGAGGGGGTGATGCTGCAGAGGAGGCAGCGTCAGCGCAGCACAAGCGTGTGGCGTTGCAGAGGAAAGCTGCAGCTACAATGGTGGCTGCCGAGGATTATGCCAGGCGGTTTGAGGCTGGTGATATTGCG GTTGCCTCAAAAGATGCTGCTGTGGATGAGCAGAGCCACTCCAGCATCAACGTGATGTGTCGGATATGCTTCTTGGGGGAAACTGAAGGAAGTGAAAGGGCAAAGAAGATGCTTTCATGCAAAAGTTGTGGCAAGAAGTACCATAGAAGCTGCTTGAAAGCTTGGGCGCAAAATAGAG ATTTATTTCACTGGAGTTCATGGAGCTGCCCATCATGCCGAATCTGCGAG GTATGTCGCAGAACTGGGGATCCAAATAAGTTTGTGTTCTGCAAAAGGTGTGATGGTGCCTACCATTGTTATTGCCAGCATCCTCCACACAAG aATGTGAGTTCTGGGCCCTATTTGTGCCCAAAACATACAAGGTGTCACAGCTGTGGATCCAATGTACCTGGGAATGGCTTAAGTGTGAG GTGGTTTTTAGGATACACTTGTTGCGATGCTTGTGGAAGACTCTTTGTGAAAGGAAACTATTGCCCTGTTTGTTTGAAG GTTTATAGAGATTCAGAGTCAACACCAATGGTCTGCTGTGATGTTTGCCAGCGATGGGTGCACTGCCACTGTGATGGCATCAG TGATGAGAAATATTTGCAGTTTCAAGTGGATGGAAATCTCCAGTACAAATGTTCTACATGTCGTGGGGAGTGCTATCAG GTTAAGGATCTTGAGGATGCTGTTCAAGAGCTTTGGAGGAGACGAGATATAGCAGATCGAGATTTGACTGCTAGCCTGAGGGCTTCTGCTGGGTTGCCAACTCAAGAGgaaatattttctatttctcCTTATTCAGATGATGAAGACAATGGTCCTGATCTGCTGAAGAACGAATTTGGCCGTTCAATAAAGGTCTCTCTTAAAGGATTGGTTGATAAGTCACCTAAGAAGAATAAGGAATTTGGGAAGAAATCAAGTAAAATGTCTGCCAAGAGAAAAGGTTATGAGGAATCCTTAGTAAGTAAAATGGAGCCACGCCAGAGATTTGGAGGACAGAATGATACCCATTCTTTTAGACATAGTATGGGTGATGATAAGAACAACAATGTGCAGTCTCACCAAAGTAGATCAGATGTACGTTCTTCTCCCATTGCTGGAATGGCAAGCCGCTCCGAAGGAATCTGCATCAATCAGCCGGTTGTTTTGAAACAGAAATTTGTCAATGAGGTGATGGTGAATGATGAGGATAGGACATCCAGAATTGTCAAGATCAAGAGCAACAAACCTCTTAGTACAGATACTGAGGATGATGCTGGAAGACTGGATGGAGAGTTGAAGactgtgaagaagaagaaattagttATAAATCTCGGTCCACGGAAGATTAATGTTACTAACTCTCCAAGGTCTGATGCTTCAAGTTGTCAAAGAGAACAAGATTTAGTGATTGCCAATG ACAGCGAAGATACGGGACGCCAGAGAATGAACGAAAAGTTTCTGGTGGATAGAGATGAAGGCACTACTAAGTTTGGCAATG GAGACAAGATTGATTACTCTGGCCAAGTTAAAGGCTTGAAGTTTTCTGGCAGAGAAGGGAATTTGATAAAGTTTGGAAAATTAAGGTCTGAAGGATCTGACTTGAACCCCAAATCCGGCAGAGGGATTGCTGATGGATGTGAAGCAAATTCCTCAGAGCACACACATACTTCATCAGCGAAAAGAAGCATTGAAGGAAGTAGGGTTGCAGTTGTTCCTGCTGCTGAATCTGCCACATTAAGAAGTGACAAGGCGTTCACTGGGAAGCAATATGAGCGCAGACCCGAAAGACATGTTGAAAGCAATGATGGTCGTGGTGATACAACTGTTTCACATGCTTTGCCTAAAGATCCTAAACCTTTGCTGAGGTTCAAATTTAAGAAACCTaatcttgaaaatcaaaattcttGGACTTCTAACCCTGAGGAAGAGAAGAGCCTGATTAAGGGCCAACGATCAAAACGAAAGAGACCATCCTGTTCTGTGGATAAAGCTTGTGTTAATGTAGATGAGGATGTTCAGCAATTGCATCCTGGCAGTCTAATGGAAGAGATGATGGATGCTAATTGGATACTAAAAAAGTTGGGTCGAGATGCAATCGGAAAAAGAGTGGAGGTTAATCAACCGTCTGATAATTCATG GCATAAGGGAACTGTCACAGACAGCAATGAAGGCACATCGATATCTGTTACTCTTGATGATGGTAGAGTGAAGACTCTGGAACTCGGGAAGCAAGGGGTTCGCTTTGTTCCTCAAAAGCAGAAGAGGTCAAAAGCATGA
- the LOC120015731 gene encoding uncharacterized protein LOC120015731 isoform X1: MEQAELATEQQSEYQRGLEKDSQRMGDSMDAISSSELLDLDTISSRLRELTNIQTICNEDFSEIPPLDSEKLLQDCALHLENKVEQIMLELSDVSLLGIQDLDTFMEHMKEELSATEAESAKISDQIEALTNSHVKDCNQLDSDLEALKYSLDFIKSQSLEKVKDNTHVVSTDGEDPLDLISIHRDQRFEILDLENQLEKSKNTLRSLEDLDCEIKRVDAIGLIEDALTGLKVIDFDGTSIRLSLQTYLPKMEYLSRQNVEDIVEPFDVNHELLLEILDGKMEIKNVEIFPNDVYIGDIVDAAKSFRQLFCPLVALETRSPLAWFMRKVQDRIILCTLRQLVVKSANKSRHSFEYLDRDQTIVAHLVVGVDAFIKVSQGWPMSDSGLKLVSLKSTDHHSKDISLSFLCKVEEAANSLDEQMRHSLSNFVDALEKVLVEQKRLENLS, encoded by the exons ATGGAgcaagctgaactagcaacagAACAG CAATCCGAGTACCAGAGGGGATTGGAGAAAGATAGCCAGCGAATGGGGGATTCCATGGACGCAATATCCTCTTCAGAACTTCTCGATCTAGACACCATTAGCAGTCGATTAAGGGAGCTCACAAACATTCAAACTATTTGCAATGAAGATTTCTCCGAAATCCCTCCTTTGGATTCAGAAAAATTGCTGCAAGACTGTGCTCTCCATCTCGAGAACAAAGTGGAGCAGATTATGTTAGAACTCTCTGATGTGAGTTTGTTGGGTATTCAAGACTTGGACACATTCATGGAGCATATGAAAGAAGAACTTAGTGCAACAGAGGCTGAAAGTGCTAAAATAAGCGACCAAATCGAGGCTCTTACAAACTCTCATGTCAAAGATTGTAATCAGCTGGACAGTGatcttgaagcattgaaatATTCGTTGGATTTTATTAAATCACAGAGTCTGGAGAAAGTAAAAGACAACACACATGTTGTTTCTACAGATGGGGAAGATCCATTGGATTTGATAAGTATTCATAGAGACCaaagatttgagattttggatCTTGAAAACCAGCTTGAGAAAAGTAAAAACACTTTGAGGTCTTTAGAGGATCTTGATTGCGAAATTAAAAGGGTTGATGCCATTGGACTGATTGAGGATGCATTGACAGGTCTAAAGGTCATTGATTTTGATGGAACCAGCATTAGGTTGTCACTGCAAACATACCTTCCAAAAATGGAATACTTAAGCCGGCAAAATGTGGAAGATATTGTTGAACCATTTGATGTAAATCATGAATTACTGCTAGAAATCCTGGATGGGAAAATGGAGATAAAGAACGTTGAGATATTTCCCAATGATGTATACATTGGAGATATTGTCGATGCTGCAAAATCTTTCAGGCAGTTGTTTTGCCCGTTGGTGGCTCTGGAAACAAGATCGCCATTGGCATGGTTTATGAGAAAAGTGCAAGACAGAATTAtattgtgcactttgagacaatTGGTGGTGAAGAGTGCAAATAAATCAAGGCACTCCTTTGAGTACTTGGATAGAGATCAGACTATAGTTGCTCATTTGGTTGTGGGAGTCGATGCATTCATAAAGGTGTCGCAAGGTTGGCCTATGTCAGATTCTGGACTGAAGTTGGTTTCTTTGAAGAGCACAGATCATCATTCAAAGGATATTTCTTTAAGCTTTCTTTGCAAGGTTGAGGAAGCAGCAAATTCCTTGGATGAGCAAATGCGGCACAGTTTATCAAACTTTGTGGATGCTCTTGAAAAGGTACTTGTGGAGCAAAAGCGTCTAGAAAATCTGTCATAA
- the LOC120015731 gene encoding uncharacterized protein LOC120015731 isoform X2, which translates to MEQAELATEQRGLEKDSQRMGDSMDAISSSELLDLDTISSRLRELTNIQTICNEDFSEIPPLDSEKLLQDCALHLENKVEQIMLELSDVSLLGIQDLDTFMEHMKEELSATEAESAKISDQIEALTNSHVKDCNQLDSDLEALKYSLDFIKSQSLEKVKDNTHVVSTDGEDPLDLISIHRDQRFEILDLENQLEKSKNTLRSLEDLDCEIKRVDAIGLIEDALTGLKVIDFDGTSIRLSLQTYLPKMEYLSRQNVEDIVEPFDVNHELLLEILDGKMEIKNVEIFPNDVYIGDIVDAAKSFRQLFCPLVALETRSPLAWFMRKVQDRIILCTLRQLVVKSANKSRHSFEYLDRDQTIVAHLVVGVDAFIKVSQGWPMSDSGLKLVSLKSTDHHSKDISLSFLCKVEEAANSLDEQMRHSLSNFVDALEKVLVEQKRLENLS; encoded by the exons ATGGAgcaagctgaactagcaacagAACAG AGGGGATTGGAGAAAGATAGCCAGCGAATGGGGGATTCCATGGACGCAATATCCTCTTCAGAACTTCTCGATCTAGACACCATTAGCAGTCGATTAAGGGAGCTCACAAACATTCAAACTATTTGCAATGAAGATTTCTCCGAAATCCCTCCTTTGGATTCAGAAAAATTGCTGCAAGACTGTGCTCTCCATCTCGAGAACAAAGTGGAGCAGATTATGTTAGAACTCTCTGATGTGAGTTTGTTGGGTATTCAAGACTTGGACACATTCATGGAGCATATGAAAGAAGAACTTAGTGCAACAGAGGCTGAAAGTGCTAAAATAAGCGACCAAATCGAGGCTCTTACAAACTCTCATGTCAAAGATTGTAATCAGCTGGACAGTGatcttgaagcattgaaatATTCGTTGGATTTTATTAAATCACAGAGTCTGGAGAAAGTAAAAGACAACACACATGTTGTTTCTACAGATGGGGAAGATCCATTGGATTTGATAAGTATTCATAGAGACCaaagatttgagattttggatCTTGAAAACCAGCTTGAGAAAAGTAAAAACACTTTGAGGTCTTTAGAGGATCTTGATTGCGAAATTAAAAGGGTTGATGCCATTGGACTGATTGAGGATGCATTGACAGGTCTAAAGGTCATTGATTTTGATGGAACCAGCATTAGGTTGTCACTGCAAACATACCTTCCAAAAATGGAATACTTAAGCCGGCAAAATGTGGAAGATATTGTTGAACCATTTGATGTAAATCATGAATTACTGCTAGAAATCCTGGATGGGAAAATGGAGATAAAGAACGTTGAGATATTTCCCAATGATGTATACATTGGAGATATTGTCGATGCTGCAAAATCTTTCAGGCAGTTGTTTTGCCCGTTGGTGGCTCTGGAAACAAGATCGCCATTGGCATGGTTTATGAGAAAAGTGCAAGACAGAATTAtattgtgcactttgagacaatTGGTGGTGAAGAGTGCAAATAAATCAAGGCACTCCTTTGAGTACTTGGATAGAGATCAGACTATAGTTGCTCATTTGGTTGTGGGAGTCGATGCATTCATAAAGGTGTCGCAAGGTTGGCCTATGTCAGATTCTGGACTGAAGTTGGTTTCTTTGAAGAGCACAGATCATCATTCAAAGGATATTTCTTTAAGCTTTCTTTGCAAGGTTGAGGAAGCAGCAAATTCCTTGGATGAGCAAATGCGGCACAGTTTATCAAACTTTGTGGATGCTCTTGAAAAGGTACTTGTGGAGCAAAAGCGTCTAGAAAATCTGTCATAA